The Primulina eburnea isolate SZY01 chromosome 13, ASM2296580v1, whole genome shotgun sequence genome includes a region encoding these proteins:
- the LOC140808772 gene encoding B3 domain-containing transcription repressor VAL1-like isoform X3, protein MGSKNCMNEACRTTTSSEWKKGWSLKSGGFATLCYNCGLSYDNSVFCETFHFKESGWRECRLCGKIIHCGCAASRYQYEYMDFGGISCLSCAKHLEIQPVQPVQTPGDLPSGPFITNGVKDVYPLVTENKGNDNKFSNERLLHLTKAVGANDVISKLEQLRREESMLKTVDAQKCISNLRPQCSSSSFLKPDIGRPKQEVKDTFESLAQQSLNFALATPLGSSSSVLPFRGEIIEGVEQSKSSFQHGKSTKQTLSKPVKHSPAAGSETNKANITQKRFARTPADVRGRTQLLPRYWPKITDQELQQLSGDLKSSIVPLFEKILSASDAGRIGRLVLPKACAEAYFPPINQSEGIPIRIQDIKGKHWTFQFRFWPNNNSRMYVLEGVTPCIQNMQVQAGDIVTFSRIDPGGQLVIGCRKATNNGDVLDSQATILPNGNSPRETSYSGVTDTLLPTGGRTSDDSMQQSNPMSEKKLRNIKNKRLLMHNDDALELRITWEEAQELLRPSPSAKPTIVLVEDLEFEEFDEPPIFGKRTIFTSRLSGEQEQLAQCDICSKWRRLPVHALLSAKWTCSDNIWDSNRCSCSAADDVSPRDLEALFTCNNEFKRRKISDNVSKEGEPSGLDALATIAVLGDNIGDMGESSAGATTRHPRHRPGCSCIVCIQPPSGKGKHEPTCKCNVCSTVKRRFKTLMMRKKKRQSEREAELAHEKDKPALAKICFEKEEEEDDMAGNALLNMNHHQENEDGNRMPTEEAKKGRLDLNCDPYREEDVIAEENGMSLTTLMNVATLPFDMFLEKPNDLPSLEASMIEDNVAGEGAMLLPGVSGQENNPEDG, encoded by the exons ATGGGGTCAAAGAATTGCATGAATGAGGCGTGCCGTACTACGACGTCGTCTGAGTGGAAGAAAGGTTGGAGCTTGAAATCAGGAGGATTCGCCACGCTTTGTTACAACTGCGG ATTATCGTATGATAATTCAGTCTTCTGTGAGACATTCCACTTTAAGGAATCTGGTTGGCGGGAATGCAGACTATGTGGGAAG ATCATCCATTGCGGGTGTGCCGCTTCAAGGTATCAGTACGAATACATGGATTTTGGAGGTATCAGTTGCCTAAGCTGTGCAAAGCATTTGGAAATTCAACCTGTGCAACCAGTTCAG ACTCCTGGTGATCTTCCCAGTGGCCCATTCATTACAAATGGTGTAAAAGATGTGTATCCTCTAGTTACCGAGAATAAAGGAAATGACAACAAATTTAGTAACGAGAGGCTTCTTCATTTGACGAAGGCTGTGGGAGCAAATGACGTGATTTCGAAGCTCGAGCAACTTAGACGAGAAGAATCCATGTTGAAAACCGTGGATGCCCAAAAATGCATATCAAATCTCAGACCGCAGTGTTCTTCATCTTCTTTTCTCAAACCAGATATCGGTCGACCAAAACAAGAAGTTAAAGATACATTTGAGTCTCTGGCTCAGCAGTCCCTAAACTTCGCTTTGGCAACTCCTTTAGGTAGTTCAAGTTCAGTTCTGCCTTTTCGTGGAGAGATTATTGAAGGGGTTGAACAGAGCAAAAGTTCTTTCCAACATGGGAAAAGTACAAAGCAAACATTGTCAAAGCCAGTCAAGCATAGCCCCGCAGCTGGTTCAGAGACAAATAAAGCCAATATCACACAAAAACGTTTTGCTAGGACTCCAGCTGATGTGCGTGGTCGGACTCAGCTGCTTCCTCGGTACTGGCCTAAGATCACTGATCAAGAATTGCAGCAATTATCCGGAGA CTTGAAATCCTCGATTgtaccattgtttgagaagatCCTGAGTGCAAGTGATGCTGGCCGAATTGGTCGCTTGGTCCTTCCTAAAGCCTGTGCTGAA GCATATTTTCCTCCTATTAATCAATCAGAAGGCATACCTATAAGGATTCAGGACATTAAAGGAAAGCATTGGACATTTCAATTTAGATTTTGGCCTAATAATAACAGCCGGATGTATGTATTGGAGGGTGTTACCCCTTGCATCCAAAATATGCAAGTACAAGCCGGTGACATAG TGACATTTAGTCGGATAGATCCCGGGGGTCAGCTCGTGATAGGATGTCGGAAGGCGACAAATAACGGTGATGTGCTG GATTCCCAAGCGACCATCCTTCCAAATGGTAATTCTCCTAGAGAAACGTCGTATTCTGGTGTTACTGACACCTTGCTTCCT ACTGGAGGCCGAACATCTGATGATTCCATGCAGCAGAGTAATCCTATGTCTGAGAAGAAGTTGagaaacataaaaaataaacgGCTTCTTATGCACAATGATGATGCTCTGGAGCTGAGAATTACTTGGGAAGAAGCACAAGAATTGCTTCGTCCCTCACCATCTGCCAAGCCAACAATTGTCTTGGTTGAGGACCTTGAATTTGAAGAATTTGAT GAACCACCAATTTTTGGAAAGAGGACAATTTTCACTTCTCGACTTTCGGG AGAGCAGGAACAACTTGCACAATGCGACATTTGCTCAAAATGGCGAAGGTTACCCGTTCATGCTCTTCTTTCTGCCAAGTGGACGTGTTCAGATAATATATGGGACTCGAATAG GTGTTCATGTTCAGCTGCAGACGATGTAAGTCCACGGGATCTGGAAGCTCTCTTTACCTGTAACAATG AGTTCAAGAGGAGAAAAATTTCAGATAATGTGTCAAAAGAAGGGGAACCATCTGGCTTAGATGCGTTGGCTACCATTGCAGTTCTAGGAGACAACATTGGTGACATGGGAGAGTCTTCAGCTGGAGCCACCACAAGACATCCTCGACACCGGCCAGGATGCTCTTGCATCGTTTGCATCCAGCCTCCGAGTGGGAAAGGAAAGCATGAGCCTACGTGTAAATGCAATGTCTGTTCAACTGTAAAACGTCGGTTCAAGACTCTAATGATGCGTAAGAAGAAGAGACAATCAGAACGTGAAGCTGAGCTTGCCCACGAGAAAGATAAGCCCGCTCTTGCCAAAATTTGTTTCGagaaggaagaagaagaagacgaCATGGCTGGAAATGCACTTCTAAATATGAACCATCATCAGGAAAATGAAGATGGAAATCGAATGCCTACGGAAGAGGCAAAAAAGGGAAGATTGGATTTGAACTGCGATCCGTACCGCGAAGAGGATGTTATTGCCGAGGAGAATGGGATGAGCTTGACAACGTTGATGAACGTTGCTACTCTTCCTTTCGATATGTTTCTGGAGAAGCCGAACGACTTGCCGAGCCTCGAAGCATCTATGATTGAGGATAATGTTGCTGGTGAAGGAGCCATGCTGCTTCCTGGGGTTTCGGGACAAGAAAATAATCCCGAAGATGGGTAG
- the LOC140808772 gene encoding B3 domain-containing transcription repressor VAL1-like isoform X2, with translation MGSKNCMNEACRTTTSSEWKKGWSLKSGGFATLCYNCGLSYDNSVFCETFHFKESGWRECRLCGKIIHCGCAASRYQYEYMDFGGISCLSCAKHLEIQPVQPVQDDSMVLMRESFMQTPGDLPSGPFITNGVKDVYPLVTENKGNDNKFSNERLLHLTKAVGANDVISKLEQLRREESMLKTVDAQKCISNLRPQCSSSSFLKPDIGRPKQEVKDTFESLAQQSLNFALATPLGSSSSVLPFRGEIIEGVEQSKSSFQHGKSTKQTLSKPVKHSPAAGSETNKANITQKRFARTPADVRGRTQLLPRYWPKITDQELQQLSGDLKSSIVPLFEKILSASDAGRIGRLVLPKACAEAYFPPINQSEGIPIRIQDIKGKHWTFQFRFWPNNNSRMYVLEGVTPCIQNMQVQAGDIVTFSRIDPGGQLVIGCRKATNNGDVLDSQATILPNGNSPRETSYSGVTDTLLPTGGRTSDDSMQQSNPMSEKKLRNIKNKRLLMHNDDALELRITWEEAQELLRPSPSAKPTIVLVEDLEFEEFDEPPIFGKRTIFTSRLSGEQEQLAQCDICSKWRRLPVHALLSAKWTCSDNIWDSNRCSCSAADDVSPRDLEALFTCNNDNVSKEGEPSGLDALATIAVLGDNIGDMGESSAGATTRHPRHRPGCSCIVCIQPPSGKGKHEPTCKCNVCSTVKRRFKTLMMRKKKRQSEREAELAHEKDKPALAKICFEKEEEEDDMAGNALLNMNHHQENEDGNRMPTEEAKKGRLDLNCDPYREEDVIAEENGMSLTTLMNVATLPFDMFLEKPNDLPSLEASMIEDNVAGEGAMLLPGVSGQENNPEDG, from the exons ATGGGGTCAAAGAATTGCATGAATGAGGCGTGCCGTACTACGACGTCGTCTGAGTGGAAGAAAGGTTGGAGCTTGAAATCAGGAGGATTCGCCACGCTTTGTTACAACTGCGG ATTATCGTATGATAATTCAGTCTTCTGTGAGACATTCCACTTTAAGGAATCTGGTTGGCGGGAATGCAGACTATGTGGGAAG ATCATCCATTGCGGGTGTGCCGCTTCAAGGTATCAGTACGAATACATGGATTTTGGAGGTATCAGTTGCCTAAGCTGTGCAAAGCATTTGGAAATTCAACCTGTGCAACCAGTTCAG GATGATTCCATGGTGCTTATGCGTGAATCGTTCATGCAGACTCCTGGTGATCTTCCCAGTGGCCCATTCATTACAAATGGTGTAAAAGATGTGTATCCTCTAGTTACCGAGAATAAAGGAAATGACAACAAATTTAGTAACGAGAGGCTTCTTCATTTGACGAAGGCTGTGGGAGCAAATGACGTGATTTCGAAGCTCGAGCAACTTAGACGAGAAGAATCCATGTTGAAAACCGTGGATGCCCAAAAATGCATATCAAATCTCAGACCGCAGTGTTCTTCATCTTCTTTTCTCAAACCAGATATCGGTCGACCAAAACAAGAAGTTAAAGATACATTTGAGTCTCTGGCTCAGCAGTCCCTAAACTTCGCTTTGGCAACTCCTTTAGGTAGTTCAAGTTCAGTTCTGCCTTTTCGTGGAGAGATTATTGAAGGGGTTGAACAGAGCAAAAGTTCTTTCCAACATGGGAAAAGTACAAAGCAAACATTGTCAAAGCCAGTCAAGCATAGCCCCGCAGCTGGTTCAGAGACAAATAAAGCCAATATCACACAAAAACGTTTTGCTAGGACTCCAGCTGATGTGCGTGGTCGGACTCAGCTGCTTCCTCGGTACTGGCCTAAGATCACTGATCAAGAATTGCAGCAATTATCCGGAGA CTTGAAATCCTCGATTgtaccattgtttgagaagatCCTGAGTGCAAGTGATGCTGGCCGAATTGGTCGCTTGGTCCTTCCTAAAGCCTGTGCTGAA GCATATTTTCCTCCTATTAATCAATCAGAAGGCATACCTATAAGGATTCAGGACATTAAAGGAAAGCATTGGACATTTCAATTTAGATTTTGGCCTAATAATAACAGCCGGATGTATGTATTGGAGGGTGTTACCCCTTGCATCCAAAATATGCAAGTACAAGCCGGTGACATAG TGACATTTAGTCGGATAGATCCCGGGGGTCAGCTCGTGATAGGATGTCGGAAGGCGACAAATAACGGTGATGTGCTG GATTCCCAAGCGACCATCCTTCCAAATGGTAATTCTCCTAGAGAAACGTCGTATTCTGGTGTTACTGACACCTTGCTTCCT ACTGGAGGCCGAACATCTGATGATTCCATGCAGCAGAGTAATCCTATGTCTGAGAAGAAGTTGagaaacataaaaaataaacgGCTTCTTATGCACAATGATGATGCTCTGGAGCTGAGAATTACTTGGGAAGAAGCACAAGAATTGCTTCGTCCCTCACCATCTGCCAAGCCAACAATTGTCTTGGTTGAGGACCTTGAATTTGAAGAATTTGAT GAACCACCAATTTTTGGAAAGAGGACAATTTTCACTTCTCGACTTTCGGG AGAGCAGGAACAACTTGCACAATGCGACATTTGCTCAAAATGGCGAAGGTTACCCGTTCATGCTCTTCTTTCTGCCAAGTGGACGTGTTCAGATAATATATGGGACTCGAATAG GTGTTCATGTTCAGCTGCAGACGATGTAAGTCCACGGGATCTGGAAGCTCTCTTTACCTGTAACAATG ATAATGTGTCAAAAGAAGGGGAACCATCTGGCTTAGATGCGTTGGCTACCATTGCAGTTCTAGGAGACAACATTGGTGACATGGGAGAGTCTTCAGCTGGAGCCACCACAAGACATCCTCGACACCGGCCAGGATGCTCTTGCATCGTTTGCATCCAGCCTCCGAGTGGGAAAGGAAAGCATGAGCCTACGTGTAAATGCAATGTCTGTTCAACTGTAAAACGTCGGTTCAAGACTCTAATGATGCGTAAGAAGAAGAGACAATCAGAACGTGAAGCTGAGCTTGCCCACGAGAAAGATAAGCCCGCTCTTGCCAAAATTTGTTTCGagaaggaagaagaagaagacgaCATGGCTGGAAATGCACTTCTAAATATGAACCATCATCAGGAAAATGAAGATGGAAATCGAATGCCTACGGAAGAGGCAAAAAAGGGAAGATTGGATTTGAACTGCGATCCGTACCGCGAAGAGGATGTTATTGCCGAGGAGAATGGGATGAGCTTGACAACGTTGATGAACGTTGCTACTCTTCCTTTCGATATGTTTCTGGAGAAGCCGAACGACTTGCCGAGCCTCGAAGCATCTATGATTGAGGATAATGTTGCTGGTGAAGGAGCCATGCTGCTTCCTGGGGTTTCGGGACAAGAAAATAATCCCGAAGATGGGTAG
- the LOC140808772 gene encoding B3 domain-containing transcription repressor VAL1-like isoform X1 has translation MGSKNCMNEACRTTTSSEWKKGWSLKSGGFATLCYNCGLSYDNSVFCETFHFKESGWRECRLCGKIIHCGCAASRYQYEYMDFGGISCLSCAKHLEIQPVQPVQDDSMVLMRESFMQTPGDLPSGPFITNGVKDVYPLVTENKGNDNKFSNERLLHLTKAVGANDVISKLEQLRREESMLKTVDAQKCISNLRPQCSSSSFLKPDIGRPKQEVKDTFESLAQQSLNFALATPLGSSSSVLPFRGEIIEGVEQSKSSFQHGKSTKQTLSKPVKHSPAAGSETNKANITQKRFARTPADVRGRTQLLPRYWPKITDQELQQLSGDLKSSIVPLFEKILSASDAGRIGRLVLPKACAEAYFPPINQSEGIPIRIQDIKGKHWTFQFRFWPNNNSRMYVLEGVTPCIQNMQVQAGDIVTFSRIDPGGQLVIGCRKATNNGDVLDSQATILPNGNSPRETSYSGVTDTLLPTGGRTSDDSMQQSNPMSEKKLRNIKNKRLLMHNDDALELRITWEEAQELLRPSPSAKPTIVLVEDLEFEEFDEPPIFGKRTIFTSRLSGEQEQLAQCDICSKWRRLPVHALLSAKWTCSDNIWDSNRCSCSAADDVSPRDLEALFTCNNEFKRRKISDNVSKEGEPSGLDALATIAVLGDNIGDMGESSAGATTRHPRHRPGCSCIVCIQPPSGKGKHEPTCKCNVCSTVKRRFKTLMMRKKKRQSEREAELAHEKDKPALAKICFEKEEEEDDMAGNALLNMNHHQENEDGNRMPTEEAKKGRLDLNCDPYREEDVIAEENGMSLTTLMNVATLPFDMFLEKPNDLPSLEASMIEDNVAGEGAMLLPGVSGQENNPEDG, from the exons ATGGGGTCAAAGAATTGCATGAATGAGGCGTGCCGTACTACGACGTCGTCTGAGTGGAAGAAAGGTTGGAGCTTGAAATCAGGAGGATTCGCCACGCTTTGTTACAACTGCGG ATTATCGTATGATAATTCAGTCTTCTGTGAGACATTCCACTTTAAGGAATCTGGTTGGCGGGAATGCAGACTATGTGGGAAG ATCATCCATTGCGGGTGTGCCGCTTCAAGGTATCAGTACGAATACATGGATTTTGGAGGTATCAGTTGCCTAAGCTGTGCAAAGCATTTGGAAATTCAACCTGTGCAACCAGTTCAG GATGATTCCATGGTGCTTATGCGTGAATCGTTCATGCAGACTCCTGGTGATCTTCCCAGTGGCCCATTCATTACAAATGGTGTAAAAGATGTGTATCCTCTAGTTACCGAGAATAAAGGAAATGACAACAAATTTAGTAACGAGAGGCTTCTTCATTTGACGAAGGCTGTGGGAGCAAATGACGTGATTTCGAAGCTCGAGCAACTTAGACGAGAAGAATCCATGTTGAAAACCGTGGATGCCCAAAAATGCATATCAAATCTCAGACCGCAGTGTTCTTCATCTTCTTTTCTCAAACCAGATATCGGTCGACCAAAACAAGAAGTTAAAGATACATTTGAGTCTCTGGCTCAGCAGTCCCTAAACTTCGCTTTGGCAACTCCTTTAGGTAGTTCAAGTTCAGTTCTGCCTTTTCGTGGAGAGATTATTGAAGGGGTTGAACAGAGCAAAAGTTCTTTCCAACATGGGAAAAGTACAAAGCAAACATTGTCAAAGCCAGTCAAGCATAGCCCCGCAGCTGGTTCAGAGACAAATAAAGCCAATATCACACAAAAACGTTTTGCTAGGACTCCAGCTGATGTGCGTGGTCGGACTCAGCTGCTTCCTCGGTACTGGCCTAAGATCACTGATCAAGAATTGCAGCAATTATCCGGAGA CTTGAAATCCTCGATTgtaccattgtttgagaagatCCTGAGTGCAAGTGATGCTGGCCGAATTGGTCGCTTGGTCCTTCCTAAAGCCTGTGCTGAA GCATATTTTCCTCCTATTAATCAATCAGAAGGCATACCTATAAGGATTCAGGACATTAAAGGAAAGCATTGGACATTTCAATTTAGATTTTGGCCTAATAATAACAGCCGGATGTATGTATTGGAGGGTGTTACCCCTTGCATCCAAAATATGCAAGTACAAGCCGGTGACATAG TGACATTTAGTCGGATAGATCCCGGGGGTCAGCTCGTGATAGGATGTCGGAAGGCGACAAATAACGGTGATGTGCTG GATTCCCAAGCGACCATCCTTCCAAATGGTAATTCTCCTAGAGAAACGTCGTATTCTGGTGTTACTGACACCTTGCTTCCT ACTGGAGGCCGAACATCTGATGATTCCATGCAGCAGAGTAATCCTATGTCTGAGAAGAAGTTGagaaacataaaaaataaacgGCTTCTTATGCACAATGATGATGCTCTGGAGCTGAGAATTACTTGGGAAGAAGCACAAGAATTGCTTCGTCCCTCACCATCTGCCAAGCCAACAATTGTCTTGGTTGAGGACCTTGAATTTGAAGAATTTGAT GAACCACCAATTTTTGGAAAGAGGACAATTTTCACTTCTCGACTTTCGGG AGAGCAGGAACAACTTGCACAATGCGACATTTGCTCAAAATGGCGAAGGTTACCCGTTCATGCTCTTCTTTCTGCCAAGTGGACGTGTTCAGATAATATATGGGACTCGAATAG GTGTTCATGTTCAGCTGCAGACGATGTAAGTCCACGGGATCTGGAAGCTCTCTTTACCTGTAACAATG AGTTCAAGAGGAGAAAAATTTCAGATAATGTGTCAAAAGAAGGGGAACCATCTGGCTTAGATGCGTTGGCTACCATTGCAGTTCTAGGAGACAACATTGGTGACATGGGAGAGTCTTCAGCTGGAGCCACCACAAGACATCCTCGACACCGGCCAGGATGCTCTTGCATCGTTTGCATCCAGCCTCCGAGTGGGAAAGGAAAGCATGAGCCTACGTGTAAATGCAATGTCTGTTCAACTGTAAAACGTCGGTTCAAGACTCTAATGATGCGTAAGAAGAAGAGACAATCAGAACGTGAAGCTGAGCTTGCCCACGAGAAAGATAAGCCCGCTCTTGCCAAAATTTGTTTCGagaaggaagaagaagaagacgaCATGGCTGGAAATGCACTTCTAAATATGAACCATCATCAGGAAAATGAAGATGGAAATCGAATGCCTACGGAAGAGGCAAAAAAGGGAAGATTGGATTTGAACTGCGATCCGTACCGCGAAGAGGATGTTATTGCCGAGGAGAATGGGATGAGCTTGACAACGTTGATGAACGTTGCTACTCTTCCTTTCGATATGTTTCTGGAGAAGCCGAACGACTTGCCGAGCCTCGAAGCATCTATGATTGAGGATAATGTTGCTGGTGAAGGAGCCATGCTGCTTCCTGGGGTTTCGGGACAAGAAAATAATCCCGAAGATGGGTAG
- the LOC140810180 gene encoding uncharacterized protein, which translates to MGDRATLEKARKELEDFYLGVPDDSVNLTFQDLAQVRQQHAPDKKKAIVSESSPETRLAKIPSLDFTKGLEASFQPTNNHHNNSHHGDHHRSNEDDFREALGIMHGHDHHHHHRHHANANSHDHLHGLSLHGGDHGVGSFQRSVVYDDDISHVSGMSVAYGRGEIGGGRPRPGIPHSNICTVCSNYIYLFRYRCLVCGRAYCRQCVSIGMGVMTEGRKCIECLGRRFSQRYIKEAGKTGCCMGYSSLVKQQELKWAERGPRRSGENRYARSMMVSRSRSPVTPRTPNRPHSPTNHHSFPVTPRTPTRTHSPHNPPSFVAPYSPYSSAHHHPLPF; encoded by the exons ATGGGGGACAGAGCAACGCTAGAGAAAGCAAGAAAAGAGCTTGAGGATTTCTATCTCGGAGTTCCAGATGATTCAGTAAACCTCACTTTCCAAGACTTGGCTCAAGTGAGGCAACAGCATGCACCAGACAAGAAAAAAGCCATTGTGTCGGAGTCGAGCCCGGAAACGCGGTTAGCCAAAATCCCTAGCCTAGACTTCACCAAAGGCTTAGAAGCATCTTTTCAACCCACTAATAATCACCATAATAATAGTCACCATGGTGATCACCATAGATCTAACGAGGATGATTTTCGGGAGGCCCTGGGGATTATGCATGGCCATGatcaccaccaccaccatcgTCATCATGCGAATGCGAATAGTCATGACCATCTTCATGGATTAAGCTTACATGGTGGTGATCATGGGGTTGGGAGTTTTCAGAGGAGCGTTGTTTATGACGATGATATAAGCCATGTCAGTGGCATGAGTGTGGCCTACGGCCGCGGAGAGATAGGCGGCGGGAGGCCGCGCCCCGGGATTCCGCACTCCAATATCTGTACCGTATGCAGCAATTATATCTACCTTTTCCGATACCGTTGTTTA GTGTGTGGAAGGGCGTACTGCAGGCAATGTGTGAGCATCGGAATGGGAGTGATGACCGAAGGTAGAAAGTGCATTGAGTGTTTGGGAAGAAGATTCAGCCAAAG ATATATAAAAGAAGCTGGAAAGACAGGGTGCTGTATGGGATATTCGTCTTTGGTGAAACAGCAAGAGCTCAAATGGGCAGAGAGAGGACCTCGAAGAAGTGGCGAAAATCGATACGCTCGTAGCATGATGGTATCAAGATCAAGAAGTCCGGTGACTCCAAGAACGCCGAATAGGCCACATTCTCCTACTAATCACCATTCATTCCCGGTTACTCCAAGAACACCAACAAGGACACATTCTCCGCACAATCCCCCTTCATTTGTCGCGCCCTATTCGCCTTATTCATCAGCTCACCACCATCCATTGCCTTTCTAG